A DNA window from Parabacteroides johnsonii DSM 18315 contains the following coding sequences:
- a CDS encoding BRO-N domain-containing protein, protein MTKKEAIKIFEEKKVRTLWDDETEEWYFSVVDVVSVLTDSENPRRYWSDLKRKLSVEGSQLYAQIVQLKLPSADGKYYKTDVATTEQLFRLIQSIPSPKAEPFKLWMAQVAKERLDEMQDPELTIDRAMKEYKALGYSDHWINQRLKSIEIRKDLTDEWKRHGLQEGVQFATLTDIIYQTWSGKTSKEYKRFKGLKKESLRDNMTNTELALNMLAEAATTELSKEKDPQHFEEHAQIAQQGGKAAEAARKQLESDLGHSVISPLNAKSGLRLEKKKDKE, encoded by the coding sequence ATGACAAAGAAAGAAGCAATCAAAATCTTTGAAGAAAAGAAAGTACGTACCCTTTGGGATGACGAGACGGAGGAATGGTATTTCTCTGTTGTTGATGTAGTGAGTGTGCTTACGGACAGTGAGAACCCACGTAGGTATTGGAGTGATTTGAAACGGAAGTTATCCGTAGAGGGGAGCCAGTTGTACGCTCAAATCGTACAACTGAAATTACCATCAGCAGACGGTAAATATTATAAAACAGATGTCGCCACAACGGAACAGTTGTTCCGCCTGATCCAATCCATCCCATCCCCTAAAGCCGAGCCGTTCAAACTCTGGATGGCACAAGTCGCCAAAGAACGTTTGGACGAGATGCAAGATCCGGAACTGACGATTGACCGGGCAATGAAGGAGTATAAAGCGTTAGGTTATTCAGATCATTGGATCAACCAACGTTTGAAAAGCATCGAAATCCGTAAAGACCTGACGGACGAATGGAAACGGCATGGTCTGCAGGAAGGTGTACAGTTTGCAACTCTTACGGATATTATTTATCAAACTTGGTCCGGTAAAACCTCTAAAGAATATAAACGTTTTAAAGGTTTGAAGAAAGAAAGCCTCCGCGATAATATGACGAACACCGAGCTTGCCCTCAATATGCTGGCAGAAGCGGCTACTACGGAGTTGTCCAAAGAGAAAGACCCGCAGCATTTTGAAGAGCACGCCCAAATTGCCCAACAAGGCGGAAAAGCAGCTGAAGCTGCCCGTAAACAGTTGGAAAGCGACTTGGGACATTCGGTGATTTCTCCGCTGAATGCGAAGAGTGGGTTGAGATTAGAAAAGAAAAAAGATAAAGAATAA
- a CDS encoding lipopolysaccharide biosynthesis protein, which produces MAEQTLKEKTAKGLFWGGLNTGIQQILNVVFGVFLARLLSPGDYGLVGMLGVFMGIATVLFDSGFGLALINRKEVKHDDYNSVFWFSFLVGVICYVVLFFSAPLIADFFGHIELIDLSRILFLWFLIGSTSVAPSAMLMKKMMFKERAKVDICAMIFSGVVGVVLAIKGFAYWGIVIQTVANSLVGTVLRWYYVSWHPTLTFKIAPLKEMYVFGIKVFLTNVFSQINANIFSILLGRFYKPEQVGYYTQGNKWMNMGYSFVWNMIGGVSLPVLTEVVADVKRQQNVFRKMLRFVSFISFPSMLGLALVAQELIVIGVSDKWLPCVPIMQLLCVWGAVAPIGNLYSHVLLSHGKSELYLYCTIFLGVFQLIVVICMLPFGVYYMVLAFVVVNILWLFVWHYFVNKCIEVHVLDVLKDVLPFFSITIAILGVTYFITKSIENIYMLFISKVIVAVFLYCMSMYLSNSVIFKESISFLLKKNN; this is translated from the coding sequence ATGGCAGAACAGACATTGAAAGAAAAGACGGCGAAGGGACTCTTTTGGGGAGGATTGAATACAGGTATTCAGCAGATATTGAATGTTGTATTTGGGGTGTTTTTAGCCCGTTTATTATCTCCTGGAGATTATGGTTTGGTTGGAATGTTAGGTGTTTTCATGGGGATTGCAACTGTTTTATTTGATAGTGGTTTTGGTTTGGCTTTGATAAATCGGAAAGAAGTAAAGCATGATGATTATAATTCTGTATTTTGGTTTAGTTTTTTAGTCGGAGTTATTTGTTATGTGGTTCTTTTTTTTTCTGCTCCACTCATAGCTGATTTTTTTGGACATATTGAATTAATTGATTTATCACGTATTCTTTTTCTTTGGTTTTTAATAGGCTCTACTTCTGTTGCACCAAGTGCAATGTTAATGAAGAAAATGATGTTTAAAGAGCGTGCAAAAGTCGATATCTGTGCGATGATATTTTCTGGTGTCGTGGGAGTTGTATTGGCTATTAAAGGTTTTGCCTATTGGGGAATTGTAATACAAACTGTGGCGAATAGTTTGGTTGGTACTGTTTTACGTTGGTATTATGTGTCATGGCATCCGACTTTAACTTTTAAAATTGCTCCCTTAAAGGAAATGTATGTGTTTGGAATAAAAGTTTTTTTGACAAATGTATTCAGCCAAATTAATGCAAATATATTTTCTATTTTGTTAGGTCGCTTTTATAAACCTGAACAAGTGGGATATTACACGCAAGGAAATAAATGGATGAATATGGGATACTCTTTTGTCTGGAATATGATAGGAGGTGTTTCTTTGCCTGTTTTGACAGAAGTTGTTGCTGATGTTAAAAGACAACAGAATGTGTTTCGTAAGATGTTACGTTTTGTGTCTTTTATATCCTTCCCTTCAATGTTAGGATTGGCTTTAGTCGCACAAGAATTGATCGTAATAGGAGTTTCTGATAAATGGTTGCCTTGTGTTCCTATTATGCAATTATTATGTGTATGGGGAGCTGTGGCGCCTATTGGCAATTTGTATAGCCATGTATTATTGAGCCATGGTAAATCCGAGTTGTATTTATATTGTACGATTTTTTTAGGTGTTTTTCAATTGATCGTTGTTATCTGTATGTTACCTTTTGGTGTCTATTATATGGTTTTAGCATTTGTTGTAGTAAATATATTGTGGCTATTTGTTTGGCATTATTTTGTAAATAAATGTATTGAAGTTCATGTTTTAGATGTATTAAAAGATGTTCTTCCATTTTTTTCTATTACTATTGCTATATTAGGTGTTACCTATTTTATTACAAAATCAATTGAGAATATATATATGCTTTTTATAAGTAAGGTAATTGTTGCGGTATTTTTGTATTGTATGTCTATGTATTTGAGTAATTCTGTGATTTTTAAAGAATCTATATCTTTTCTCTTAAAAAAAAATAATTAG
- a CDS encoding O-fucosyltransferase family protein, which yields MRKITLVPIGGLGNRIEAISSVIAYCHAREIYLEVIWFKDHGLNCDFDNLFMINKSLKNIEIRNANIGDLFLRDNPRRRNFWIPFLFEYILYDKCIYCSKGDFKVQDINPELDTSLDLYKSIFMVSWGDYWTGYPVFQWLNLNLDVETRIKEIMKCFSENTIGLHIRRTDSLIDTEYSPTELYINIINKEIEKNNDVNFYLASDSVEEKEQLVSMFGDRIITSWNIVERNTKEGIIDAFVEMNVLSRTSRLYSGNSSFARMASRMTNIHHIILDSRTI from the coding sequence ATGAGAAAGATAACATTAGTTCCAATAGGAGGACTTGGTAATAGGATAGAAGCAATTAGTTCTGTAATAGCATATTGTCATGCACGAGAAATATATCTAGAAGTCATTTGGTTTAAAGATCATGGGTTAAATTGTGATTTTGACAATTTGTTTATGATTAATAAATCATTGAAGAATATAGAAATACGGAATGCAAATATAGGGGATCTATTTTTGAGAGATAATCCTCGGAGGAGAAATTTTTGGATACCTTTTTTATTTGAATATATTTTGTATGACAAGTGTATTTATTGTTCTAAAGGAGATTTTAAAGTTCAAGATATAAATCCTGAGTTGGATACTAGTTTGGATTTATATAAGAGTATATTTATGGTAAGTTGGGGAGATTATTGGACAGGTTATCCTGTTTTTCAATGGTTGAATTTAAATTTGGATGTAGAGACTAGAATAAAAGAAATAATGAAATGCTTTTCTGAAAATACAATTGGATTACATATTAGAAGAACTGATAGCTTGATTGATACAGAATATAGTCCTACAGAATTGTACATTAATATCATTAATAAAGAGATTGAAAAAAATAATGATGTTAACTTTTATTTGGCTTCAGATTCAGTAGAAGAAAAGGAACAACTCGTAAGTATGTTTGGAGATCGCATTATAACTTCTTGGAATATAGTTGAGAGGAATACTAAAGAGGGTATTATTGATGCATTTGTAGAGATGAATGTTTTATCAAGAACATCAAGGCTTTATTCAGGAAATAGCTCTTTTGCTCGAATGGCGTCAAGAATGACAAATATTCATCATATAATATTGGATTCGAGAACTATTTAA
- a CDS encoding glycosyltransferase: protein MKRLVCLFSSISSDIYFRDMFLVPYYIGLKHNYSVSLVYHGKKGEKDSLYKGVQMIPLHYKGGYDCFSFLSEWYFCWYILKNAKNIDCLVRFHFSYQTAIIGWIYKKVNPKGFFYIKGDGYGAWLALFREKSWFKGTSKRDQKCWPVKWKNRIIRFILNKMCQLADKVSVELPEIFECLSREKAFKERPEKLKLMFNGIDERSLYAYGIREFDIVEKENVILSVGRHGSWQKNTMMFLNALSQVDLKNWKVFFIGTVETHDCLFQREIDGFFEKNPSMREQVCFIGPIYNQKKLYEYYNKAKVFVHTALYESYGIVLGEAFRFKNYIISTPVGIAPQLIKHGYGCLCECNNVNQLVKILQDVIDGNVSLEQLFQQVKILNKAFSYDNEIDKLGNFRIE, encoded by the coding sequence ATGAAACGTTTAGTTTGTCTATTTTCATCGATATCTTCTGATATTTATTTTCGGGACATGTTTTTAGTTCCTTATTATATCGGTTTGAAACATAACTATTCTGTTTCTTTGGTATATCATGGAAAAAAAGGGGAGAAGGATTCTTTATATAAAGGAGTACAAATGATACCTTTACATTATAAGGGAGGTTATGATTGTTTCTCTTTTCTGAGTGAATGGTATTTTTGTTGGTATATATTGAAAAATGCAAAGAATATAGATTGTTTAGTTCGTTTTCATTTCTCATATCAAACAGCAATCATTGGTTGGATTTATAAAAAAGTGAATCCGAAAGGCTTTTTTTACATAAAGGGAGATGGTTATGGGGCGTGGTTGGCTTTGTTTCGGGAGAAATCTTGGTTTAAAGGAACTTCCAAACGTGATCAGAAATGTTGGCCTGTGAAGTGGAAAAATAGGATTATCCGTTTTATTTTGAATAAGATGTGTCAATTGGCCGATAAGGTCTCAGTTGAACTTCCTGAAATATTTGAATGTCTATCCCGTGAAAAAGCATTCAAAGAGCGTCCTGAAAAGTTGAAGTTAATGTTTAATGGAATAGATGAACGTTCTCTATACGCTTATGGAATTAGAGAGTTTGATATTGTAGAAAAAGAAAATGTTATTTTGTCCGTTGGTCGTCATGGATCATGGCAAAAGAATACGATGATGTTTCTAAATGCGTTATCACAAGTTGATTTGAAAAATTGGAAAGTGTTTTTTATTGGAACTGTAGAAACACATGATTGCCTATTTCAGCGTGAAATAGATGGATTTTTTGAGAAAAATCCATCTATGAGAGAACAAGTTTGTTTTATTGGTCCAATCTATAATCAAAAAAAACTGTATGAATATTATAACAAAGCTAAAGTATTTGTTCATACAGCATTATATGAATCGTATGGAATTGTGTTAGGTGAGGCATTCCGATTTAAAAATTATATTATATCGACTCCAGTTGGTATAGCGCCTCAGTTAATAAAGCATGGATATGGATGCTTATGTGAATGTAACAATGTAAATCAACTTGTAAAAATCTTGCAGGATGTAATAGATGGAAATGTGAGTTTAGAACAATTGTTCCAGCAGGTAAAAATTTTAAATAAAGCATTTTCGTATGATAATGAAATTGATAAATTAGGAAATTTTAGAATAGAATGA